Part of the Paenibacillus terrae HPL-003 genome is shown below.
AAGGGCGGCAAATCCAGACGAACCGAACGCGCACTCGGGCCTTTACCAATCATAATGTCAAGCGCAAAATCTTCCATTGCCGGATACATGACCTCTTCCACCGTACGGTGCAAGCGATGTATCTCGTCAATGAACAAAACATCGCCCTCTTGAAGATTAGTCAGCAACGCTGCCAGGTCTCCAGGTCTTTCAATTGCCGGGCCTGAGGTTGTGCGTAAATTAACACCCAGCTCGTTGGCGATAATATTGGCGAGCGTCGTTTTGCCCAATCCAGGCGGACCGTACAGCAGCACATGATCCAGCGCCTCTTTACGCATCTTGGCCGCTTCAATATATATTTTCAAATTTTCTTTTACCTGATTTTGCCCGATATATTCATTCAGATAACGGGGGCGAAGGCTTAGCTCCGCCGTCTGGTCTTCCATCATCAAATTGGCGGAAATAATCCGGTCATCCATATTCCATCGCTCCTCCTTTTCACCAGACTTCTTTTAACGGACATCATCGTCCTATCCGGCAAACAACAGTTGCAAAGCCCGCTTCATCAAAATATCGGCGGATTCATCAGGTTTCGCATCTTTCTTCATTCTGCTCCATACCTTATCCAGCTCTGCATCTGTGTAGCCCAGCGCCTTAAGCGCTTCTCGTGCCTCGCTCCAATAGGAACCCTCGCCTTCTTCCACGACAGGCTCCGCAAACAATCCCGTCGCAATGCCGATTGAACCGATGCCGTCCAGCTTATCCTTCAAATCCAAAATCATGCGCTGTGCTGTCTTTTTACCGATACCCGGCAGTTTGGTGAGAAATGCGATGTTCTCCTGATAGATTGCCGTTACCACATGAGTAGGTGTACCGCCTCCCAAGATGCCTAGTGCCACACGCGGCCCAATTCCGGATACATCAATCAGCTTACGGAACAACTGCTGTTCCTCACGAGTCGCAAACCCGAACAATAAAATAGCATCTTCCCTTACATGATGATGAATATAAATGACAACAGGCCCTTCCTTTTTGGCAAAGGCATAAGGATTTGGACAAAACACCCGGTACCCGACACCCTGCACATCCAAAACGACATATTCATTTTCCAAGTGAGCCACGGAACCACGCAAGAAATCTATCATTTTCGCAATACCTCATTTAACTTTGAATTTAGTCCATATGAATGTGCATGACAAATAGCCACTGCCAAAGCATCCGCCACATCATCCGGTTTGGGCACAACTTGAAGCTTCAGAAACATTCTAACCATTTCCTGTACCTGCTTCTTCTCAGCCTTTCCATACCCTACAATAGCCTGTTTCACCTGCATAGGCGTATATTCCCCTATAGGCAGACCACGTTGTTTCGCAGCCAGCACCAGCACACCGCGCGCCTGACTCACAGACATTGCAGTTGTTACGTTACGATTAAAAAAAAGCTTCTCCAGCGCTACCGCATCAGGCTTATATTTATCAATCAATTGCAGCATGCCTTCATACACATGAAGCAACCGCTCTTCTTCCGGTGTATGGGCCTCCGTCTGGATGCAGCCATATTGAACAGGAACCACCTTACTGCCAATCTTGTCTACAAATCCAAAGCCCACAATTGCAATACCCGGATCAATTCCTAGAAAACGCAAAAAAATCTCTCCCCTATCGCCAAAAATACGACGTTAACTAGCCACCAACGATCAATATCGAAACCATAATCATTGCCAAATACTAAACAAAGCGAACATATGTGTCGTTCATTTCATTATAACAAAACTTTGCATCTAATAGAGTAAAAAGTTTAACTCTAAGTTCAGCACAAAAAAAGAGACGTTGTACGCCTCACCCCCCGGGCAAAGCCTACACGCCTCCCTCTTGCATGTAATCAATATTGCTGCTTCAATACCCGCTGTGTTCGTTCCACTGCAAAATCACCAAAAGTAGAAATCACGCTGTTGTATTCGTTCATATCCTGCACACGGATTCCCTGCCGGAGCTGCTCATACACTCCCTCAGGCAGAGCTGTCTCCATTGATCCCACATCCAGCTGAAAGAAAGTCCGAATTACTTTTTCTTTTTTAGGCGGTCCTTCAAACAAAGTAAGCTGTCCATCCATACTAATACCCATGTAGGCGTGCTGTTTGCATAACTCCGACAAATCCTCTACCTTACGCTCCAGCCACACTTCGCCCCTAGAATTTAACCGTCCCTTCCAATCGGGATGCTGCTTCAGCAAACTCTCTAACTGCTGCGAACTTAACGTTCCCAAGGAAAGTGTCTCTGTGCCGCACACATAGGTAGTTAACAAATGAGTCTTTCTGCTGATGCCCGAAGCACGGATACTTTGTAATACCTGCACCTGCGAGGAATGCACTTC
Proteins encoded:
- the ruvA gene encoding Holliday junction branch migration protein RuvA, with translation MIDFLRGSVAHLENEYVVLDVQGVGYRVFCPNPYAFAKKEGPVVIYIHHHVREDAILLFGFATREEQQLFRKLIDVSGIGPRVALGILGGGTPTHVVTAIYQENIAFLTKLPGIGKKTAQRMILDLKDKLDGIGSIGIATGLFAEPVVEEGEGSYWSEAREALKALGYTDAELDKVWSRMKKDAKPDESADILMKRALQLLFAG
- the ruvC gene encoding crossover junction endodeoxyribonuclease RuvC, yielding MRFLGIDPGIAIVGFGFVDKIGSKVVPVQYGCIQTEAHTPEEERLLHVYEGMLQLIDKYKPDAVALEKLFFNRNVTTAMSVSQARGVLVLAAKQRGLPIGEYTPMQVKQAIVGYGKAEKKQVQEMVRMFLKLQVVPKPDDVADALAVAICHAHSYGLNSKLNEVLRK
- a CDS encoding BofC C-terminal domain-containing protein; translation: MKRLGWKKHIKRRWKQWRRTVWACTIFGSSCLLAGLGILFSRHMQTMLSQPLAVTAMAEVDTEEPSYTNPAEVHSSQVQVLQSIRASGISRKTHLLTTYVCGTETLSLGTLSSQQLESLLKQHPDWKGRLNSRGEVWLERKVEDLSELCKQHAYMGISMDGQLTLFEGPPKKEKVIRTFFQLDVGSMETALPEGVYEQLRQGIRVQDMNEYNSVISTFGDFAVERTQRVLKQQY